A genomic segment from Bryobacteraceae bacterium encodes:
- the polA gene encoding DNA polymerase I, producing the protein MPRPRLFLIDTYGYVFRAFHARARTGAPPMRTSSGLPTEAVFIFNNMVKKLRASHRPDFMAAVLESDGPTLREQEFAEYKANRAPTPPELTQQIPYVRRLLDAMRIPSVAYPGYEADDVIGTLARKAAGRGYDVVIVSSDKDLLQLVNEQVSMLNPAKDDEWYDSAKVEEFLGVRPEQVADLLALKGDAVDNIPGAPGIGDKGARDLIQRFGSVEGAMEHAAEVERRTYRESLQNNREQIELSKRLALVATDLPVEYDWSEAQTHEPSLEDLRQVYTELEFFSQLKELKPAASTKPWELRQLGSADEFSSWLPLTGPVAVMLGSEGEGLLAETRLGLSVREGEGVSLDPVWAAAMLADPVRPKIAHDSKALQVALARAGIELAGVADDLLLYEFLLAADPGSCSLEVIASKYLDRALAHSIEESAAAAFASAHRLRDLVDNANLTSLYRDIDLPLMPVLARMELVGIRIDPAALATMRAGLEREIERLSAEIYEAAGQTFNINSPQQLGKVLFDDMGLPPPNARGKTKSYSTAHDILETLAEGYPIARLVLDFRQASKLKSTYVDALPALIDPSTGRLHTTFNPAGAATGRLSSSNPNLQNIPIRTELGREIRAAFVPRDGWRLVVADYSQIELRLLAHFSRDPVLLDAFRSGEDIHTRTAAEVFGVMPLMVSPEMRRDAKAVNFGIVYGLSAFGLSGQLGIPRGEAERYIKAYFERYAGVRTFINDTIAQVRETGVTRTMFGRIRPIPDINARNPNARGFAERTAVNTPLQGTAADLIKIAMIAIDRRIRQDKMQAGMLLQVHDELVFEAPPEEVEDLSHIVRAEMEMAASLEVPLVAEVSSGDNWRDAK; encoded by the coding sequence ATGCCCCGTCCCCGGCTCTTCCTCATCGATACCTACGGTTACGTCTTCCGCGCTTTCCACGCTCGTGCCCGCACCGGCGCCCCCCCCATGCGGACCTCCAGCGGACTCCCTACCGAGGCTGTCTTCATCTTCAACAACATGGTGAAGAAGCTCCGCGCCTCGCACCGCCCGGATTTTATGGCCGCCGTCCTCGAAAGCGACGGTCCGACCCTCCGCGAACAGGAATTCGCGGAGTACAAAGCTAACCGCGCACCCACGCCGCCGGAACTCACCCAGCAGATTCCCTACGTCCGCCGTCTGCTCGATGCGATGCGCATCCCTTCCGTCGCCTATCCCGGCTACGAGGCCGACGACGTCATCGGCACGCTCGCCCGGAAGGCCGCCGGCCGCGGCTACGATGTCGTGATTGTGTCGAGTGACAAAGACCTGCTGCAACTGGTGAACGAGCAAGTCTCCATGCTCAACCCGGCCAAGGACGACGAGTGGTATGACTCAGCCAAGGTCGAAGAATTTCTCGGCGTCCGCCCCGAACAGGTCGCCGACCTGCTGGCGCTGAAAGGCGATGCCGTCGATAACATCCCCGGCGCCCCCGGCATCGGCGACAAAGGCGCTCGCGATCTCATCCAGCGCTTCGGTTCGGTCGAAGGCGCAATGGAGCATGCCGCCGAGGTGGAGCGCCGCACCTACCGGGAGAGCCTCCAGAACAACCGGGAGCAGATCGAACTGAGCAAGCGTCTGGCGTTGGTCGCCACCGACCTGCCGGTGGAGTACGATTGGTCGGAGGCGCAGACCCATGAACCGTCCCTCGAGGATCTTCGCCAGGTCTACACCGAACTCGAATTCTTCAGCCAGCTCAAAGAACTCAAACCCGCCGCCTCCACCAAGCCGTGGGAGCTGCGCCAATTGGGCTCGGCCGACGAGTTCTCGTCCTGGCTCCCGCTGACGGGTCCGGTCGCCGTAATGCTCGGGTCAGAGGGAGAAGGCCTGCTGGCGGAGACGCGGCTCGGCCTCTCGGTGCGCGAGGGCGAGGGCGTGAGCCTCGACCCGGTCTGGGCCGCCGCCATGCTCGCCGACCCCGTGCGCCCCAAGATCGCCCATGACTCGAAGGCTCTTCAGGTGGCGCTTGCCCGCGCCGGCATCGAACTCGCAGGGGTCGCGGACGACCTGCTGCTCTACGAATTCCTCCTCGCCGCCGACCCCGGTTCCTGCTCGCTCGAGGTCATCGCCAGCAAGTACCTCGACCGTGCCCTCGCCCACTCCATTGAGGAGTCCGCCGCCGCTGCCTTCGCCTCGGCTCACCGACTTCGCGACCTTGTAGACAACGCGAATCTCACCAGCCTCTATCGCGACATCGATCTGCCCCTGATGCCCGTGCTCGCGCGGATGGAACTCGTGGGGATCCGCATCGATCCGGCCGCGCTCGCAACCATGCGCGCCGGCCTGGAGCGTGAAATCGAGCGCCTTTCCGCCGAGATCTACGAGGCCGCCGGACAGACTTTCAACATCAACTCACCCCAGCAGTTGGGCAAGGTGTTGTTCGACGATATGGGCCTGCCGCCCCCGAACGCCCGCGGCAAGACCAAGAGCTACTCCACCGCCCACGACATCCTCGAGACGCTGGCCGAAGGTTACCCCATCGCTCGGCTCGTGCTCGACTTCCGGCAGGCGTCCAAGCTCAAGTCCACGTACGTGGACGCCCTGCCAGCCCTCATCGATCCTTCCACCGGCCGTCTCCACACTACCTTCAACCCGGCCGGCGCCGCCACCGGGCGGCTTTCTTCTTCCAACCCCAACCTCCAAAACATTCCCATCCGGACCGAACTTGGCCGCGAGATCCGCGCCGCCTTCGTTCCCCGGGATGGCTGGCGCCTCGTCGTCGCCGACTACTCGCAGATCGAGCTCCGCCTTCTCGCCCATTTCTCCCGCGACCCCGTGCTGCTCGACGCTTTCCGTAGCGGCGAGGACATCCACACCCGGACGGCGGCCGAGGTCTTCGGCGTCATGCCGCTGATGGTCTCGCCGGAAATGCGCCGCGACGCCAAGGCCGTCAACTTCGGCATCGTCTACGGACTCAGCGCGTTCGGCCTTTCCGGGCAGTTGGGTATCCCGCGTGGGGAAGCGGAACGCTACATCAAGGCGTACTTTGAGCGCTACGCGGGCGTGAGGACCTTTATCAACGACACCATCGCCCAGGTGCGCGAAACCGGCGTCACCCGCACTATGTTCGGCCGCATCCGCCCCATCCCCGATATCAACGCCCGCAACCCGAACGCCCGCGGTTTCGCCGAACGAACGGCCGTCAACACGCCGTTGCAGGGGACCGCCGCCGACCTCATCAAGATCGCCATGATCGCCATCGATCGCCGGATCCGCCAAGACAAGATGCAGGCGGGCATGCTCCTGCAGGTCCACGACGAACTCGTGTTCGAGGCCCCGCCCGAAGAGGTCGAAGACCTCTCCCATATCGTCCGCGCGGAAATGGAAATGGCCGCTTCGCTCGAGGTGCCTTTGGTTGCCGAGGTCAGTTCGGGCGATAATTGGCGGGATGCGAAATAG
- a CDS encoding amidohydrolase family protein — protein MKGYLALIRMNLRLALRERSVIFFNYFFPLIFFFAFAQFMGASTGGSVMTRIVAMVLVIGILGSGLFGAGMRSVMERETGILRRYKVTPITPLPILVSSLVTGWLLYLPALILIFTLSHYLYQMPWPERPVSLILLITLGCFAFRAIGLIIAAVANSMAESNILIQILYMPMLFLSGATIPLSSMPATAQIISQFLPASYLNSGVQHVLLRARGLTSNLESVGALLLTTVLATWISMKLFRWEKDEKLPNKSKAWVFAVLLPFVVLGIYQSVSREHLTEAKNLERQIRRNYIRLIRGATIVTGDGRVIQSGAVLLKDGIIAEVYEGPAPSAESLGAEPLEAAGKTVMPGLIDTHIHLGSPGGIASGAGTEFDIQKSMERALAAYLYSGVTAVSSAGDFASQAIAVRKRVADGERIGAELQLCGPLFTAKGGHGTEYFRSAPEFVRNMAAQEFTRTPGTPEEARTAVAELKTNGADCIKTVLDSGSGGTKFERLRPEILRAISEAAREQKLPLVVHTGDAHDVAEAVEAGAASIEHGSFRDLIPEQTFEKMRERGTAYSPTLSVIEAYTAIRNHKVDLLSRSLVQQAAPEGLIESTRAAVLATGSQAWRKWLEDYVIDFAAAEENLRRAHKAGVMLLAGSDAGNPMVIHGPTSQREIELWVKAGIPAAVALQAATGNGAKRLHIDSRTGFVHKGLEATLVVVDGNPLEDPGALEHISSVFLKGERIDRSELFDQH, from the coding sequence ATGAAAGGCTACCTCGCACTCATCCGGATGAACCTGCGGCTGGCGCTGCGCGAGCGCTCGGTCATCTTCTTCAACTATTTCTTCCCGCTGATCTTTTTCTTCGCCTTCGCGCAGTTCATGGGGGCGTCCACGGGCGGCTCCGTGATGACGCGCATCGTCGCAATGGTGCTCGTGATCGGCATCCTTGGCTCCGGGTTGTTCGGCGCGGGGATGCGGAGCGTGATGGAGCGCGAAACCGGCATCCTGCGGCGCTATAAGGTAACGCCGATTACGCCGCTACCCATCCTGGTCTCTTCGCTCGTCACCGGCTGGCTGCTTTATCTGCCGGCGCTGATTCTCATCTTCACGCTCAGCCACTATCTCTACCAGATGCCGTGGCCGGAGCGGCCGGTTTCGCTGATCCTGCTCATCACGCTCGGCTGCTTCGCCTTCCGCGCCATCGGACTCATCATCGCCGCCGTTGCCAACTCGATGGCCGAGAGCAACATCCTCATCCAGATTCTCTACATGCCGATGCTGTTTCTGAGCGGCGCCACCATCCCGCTCAGCTCGATGCCGGCCACCGCGCAGATCATCTCTCAATTCCTGCCCGCCTCCTACCTCAACAGCGGCGTGCAGCACGTGCTTCTCCGTGCGCGCGGACTCACCAGCAATCTCGAATCGGTTGGCGCGCTCCTGCTCACCACCGTCCTCGCCACGTGGATTTCGATGAAGCTCTTCCGATGGGAGAAGGACGAAAAGCTTCCGAACAAGTCGAAGGCATGGGTGTTCGCCGTCCTGCTGCCGTTTGTCGTCCTCGGGATCTACCAGAGCGTGTCGCGGGAACATCTCACCGAGGCGAAGAACCTCGAGCGCCAAATCCGCCGCAACTATATCCGGCTGATCCGCGGTGCGACGATCGTCACCGGCGACGGCCGCGTCATCCAGAGCGGCGCGGTTCTGCTCAAAGACGGCATCATCGCGGAGGTCTACGAAGGGCCGGCGCCGTCGGCCGAATCGCTCGGGGCCGAGCCCCTGGAAGCCGCCGGCAAGACGGTCATGCCCGGCCTCATCGATACCCACATCCACCTCGGCTCGCCTGGCGGCATCGCCAGCGGCGCCGGCACTGAGTTCGATATCCAAAAGTCGATGGAGCGCGCTCTCGCCGCCTATCTCTACAGCGGAGTCACGGCCGTTTCGAGCGCCGGCGACTTCGCCTCGCAGGCAATCGCCGTCCGCAAGCGGGTCGCCGACGGAGAACGGATCGGCGCGGAACTCCAGCTCTGCGGCCCGCTCTTCACGGCCAAGGGCGGCCACGGCACGGAGTACTTCCGCAGTGCGCCGGAGTTCGTCCGCAATATGGCGGCCCAGGAGTTCACCCGTACACCCGGAACGCCGGAGGAAGCCCGCACCGCCGTGGCCGAATTGAAGACCAACGGCGCGGATTGCATCAAGACCGTTCTCGACTCCGGCAGCGGCGGCACGAAGTTCGAACGCCTTCGCCCCGAGATCCTCCGAGCGATCTCCGAGGCCGCCCGCGAGCAGAAACTGCCGCTTGTGGTCCATACCGGCGACGCCCACGATGTCGCCGAAGCCGTCGAAGCCGGCGCCGCCAGTATCGAGCACGGCTCTTTCCGGGATCTGATTCCCGAACAGACCTTTGAAAAGATGCGCGAGCGCGGCACAGCCTACTCGCCGACCCTCAGTGTGATCGAAGCTTACACGGCTATCCGCAACCACAAAGTGGATCTCCTCTCGCGCTCGCTCGTCCAGCAAGCCGCCCCCGAAGGGCTGATCGAATCCACACGCGCCGCCGTCCTGGCCACCGGGTCGCAGGCCTGGCGCAAGTGGCTCGAAGATTACGTCATCGATTTCGCAGCCGCCGAAGAGAACCTCCGCCGCGCCCACAAGGCAGGCGTGATGCTGCTCGCCGGCTCCGACGCCGGAAATCCCATGGTGATCCACGGGCCCACGTCGCAGCGCGAGATCGAACTTTGGGTGAAAGCGGGGATCCCCGCCGCCGTGGCGCTGCAAGCGGCCACCGGCAACGGCGCCAAGCGGCTGCACATCGATTCGCGCACCGGTTTCGTCCACAAAGGTCTGGAGGCAACGCTGGTAGTGGTGGACGGCAACCCCCTCGAAGACCCGGGCGCGCTGGAACACATCTCTTCGGTGTTCCTCAAAGGCGAGCGTATCGACCGCTCCGAACTGTTCGATCAGCACTAG
- a CDS encoding APC family permease, producing MPDPTSSAELQGLPTFAPTSDIVVDTREPVELKPLDSAAMHRLGEIPATAICGNDITSSCLYVAALSAIYAGKYAPIALLMVAAVLYLYRWVYAEVGDALPLNGGAYNCLLNTTSKFRASMAACMTILSYVATAVISAGEAMHYAKNLWEPLPTFEATVALLGLFALLNIIGISESAAVAVGIFGFHLLTLVGFSVIGAFSILRDPSVLAANWSAPSELDLPTALFFGFAAALLGISGFESSANFIEEQEEGVFPNTLRNMWAAVSIFNPLICLLVLGILPLAVMKDHSEDLLAYSGGVMAGGWFRTLVSIDATLVLSGAVLTSFVGTTGLVKRLTLDRCLPQFLLKENRWRKTSHRIILAFFALCASILVATRGDLRTLAGVYTISFLGVMSLFAVGNMLLKVNRRDLPRRFYASWLTVSLALLATVMGLIGNIALNPAYFSVFLTYFIPTAAVISAMLWRTTILRGALFVVRSSVDFLNTYNRRMSSAIIGKIDEINSHGIVFFTKGDSRKNLNEAMLYVRNNEMTKRLKVVHVYSREEDIPPRLGLDLAFLDEVYPEISVEFITVRGKFGPELIERLSREWSIAKNYMFIGSPSGRFPYRISELGGVRLII from the coding sequence ATGCCCGATCCGACCTCATCCGCTGAACTTCAGGGCCTGCCGACGTTCGCTCCCACCAGCGATATCGTCGTCGATACCCGTGAACCCGTCGAGCTCAAACCACTGGACTCGGCCGCGATGCACCGCCTTGGCGAAATTCCCGCTACGGCCATCTGCGGCAACGACATAACATCCTCCTGCCTCTATGTCGCCGCCCTCAGCGCCATCTACGCCGGCAAATACGCCCCTATCGCGCTGCTCATGGTCGCCGCCGTGCTGTATCTCTATCGCTGGGTCTACGCCGAAGTCGGCGACGCACTCCCTCTCAACGGCGGCGCGTACAACTGCCTCCTCAACACCACCAGCAAGTTCCGCGCGTCGATGGCCGCCTGCATGACCATCCTGTCCTACGTCGCCACCGCCGTCATCTCCGCGGGCGAGGCCATGCATTACGCCAAGAACCTGTGGGAACCGCTGCCCACCTTTGAAGCCACCGTCGCGCTTCTCGGCCTGTTCGCACTTCTCAACATCATCGGCATCAGCGAATCGGCCGCCGTTGCCGTCGGAATCTTCGGCTTCCACCTCCTCACCCTTGTCGGTTTTTCCGTCATCGGCGCCTTCTCCATCCTCCGCGACCCCTCCGTCCTTGCGGCAAACTGGAGCGCGCCCTCCGAACTCGACCTTCCGACCGCCCTCTTCTTCGGCTTCGCCGCCGCTCTGCTCGGCATCAGTGGCTTCGAAAGCTCCGCCAACTTCATCGAAGAACAGGAGGAAGGCGTCTTTCCCAACACCCTGCGCAACATGTGGGCGGCCGTCAGCATCTTCAATCCGCTCATCTGTCTGCTCGTTCTCGGAATCCTGCCGCTCGCCGTCATGAAGGACCACAGCGAAGACCTCCTCGCCTACTCCGGCGGCGTCATGGCCGGCGGCTGGTTCCGCACGCTCGTCTCGATCGACGCCACCCTCGTCCTCTCCGGAGCCGTCCTCACGTCCTTCGTCGGCACAACCGGCCTGGTCAAGCGCCTCACCCTGGACCGTTGCCTCCCGCAGTTCCTGCTCAAGGAAAACCGGTGGCGAAAAACCAGCCACCGCATCATCCTCGCCTTCTTCGCCCTCTGCGCCTCCATCCTCGTCGCCACCCGCGGCGACCTCCGCACCCTCGCCGGCGTCTACACGATTTCCTTCCTTGGCGTCATGAGCCTGTTCGCCGTCGGCAACATGCTCCTCAAGGTAAACCGCCGCGATCTTCCCCGCCGCTTCTACGCGAGCTGGCTCACCGTTTCGCTGGCGCTCCTCGCCACGGTGATGGGATTAATCGGAAATATCGCGCTCAATCCGGCCTATTTCTCCGTCTTCCTCACCTACTTCATCCCTACCGCGGCCGTCATCTCGGCCATGCTCTGGCGCACCACCATACTCCGCGGCGCGCTTTTCGTCGTCCGCTCTTCCGTTGACTTCCTCAATACCTACAATCGGCGCATGAGTTCCGCCATCATCGGCAAGATCGACGAAATCAACAGCCACGGAATTGTTTTCTTCACGAAGGGCGACTCCCGCAAGAACCTCAACGAGGCGATGCTCTACGTCCGGAACAATGAGATGACCAAGCGTCTCAAGGTGGTCCACGTCTATAGCCGCGAAGAGGACATCCCGCCCCGGCTCGGCCTCGACCTGGCCTTCCTGGACGAGGTTTATCCGGAAATCAGTGTTGAGTTCATTACCGTACGCGGCAAATTTGGCCCCGAATTGATCGAGCGCCTCAGCCGCGAATGGAGCATAGCCAAGAACTACATGTTCATCGGTTCGCCCTCCGGCCGCTTCCCGTACCGGATCAGCGAACTCGGTGGAGTCCGCCTCATCATCTGA
- a CDS encoding peptidylprolyl isomerase produces MRNSLHAAVSILILAGCGGPAGQETETKKQGNEPKAPPPAEYKVKVDTTKGVFVIQVHRDWSPTGADHFHRLVSSNFYDGVKFHRVLKQFIAQWGINGNPQTHQLYAMVRISDDPPKQKNKRGAVAFAKIGPNSRTTEVFVNLRDNRQLDATGFVPFGEVVEGMDVVDSLTYLYGDLAPRGAGPDPIKAQQVGNVYLERDFPRLDAIKTARVVQ; encoded by the coding sequence ATGCGAAATAGCCTCCACGCCGCCGTCTCCATCCTCATCCTGGCGGGCTGCGGCGGCCCCGCCGGGCAAGAAACAGAAACCAAGAAACAGGGGAACGAACCAAAGGCGCCCCCGCCCGCTGAGTACAAGGTGAAGGTCGATACGACGAAGGGAGTCTTCGTGATTCAAGTCCATCGCGACTGGTCTCCCACCGGAGCGGACCACTTCCATCGCCTGGTGTCTTCCAACTTCTACGACGGCGTGAAATTCCATCGGGTTCTCAAGCAGTTCATCGCACAGTGGGGCATCAACGGTAACCCCCAGACCCACCAGTTGTACGCCATGGTTCGCATCAGCGACGACCCGCCAAAGCAGAAGAACAAACGGGGCGCCGTCGCCTTCGCGAAGATCGGACCCAACTCGCGAACCACCGAGGTTTTCGTGAATCTGCGCGATAACCGGCAGCTTGATGCCACTGGGTTCGTACCCTTTGGGGAAGTGGTGGAAGGCATGGATGTGGTGGACAGTTTGACTTATCTATACGGCGACCTCGCCCCGCGCGGCGCCGGTCCGGACCCGATCAAAGCGCAGCAGGTGGGCAACGTCTACCTGGAACGCGACTTCCCGCGTCTCGACGCCATCAAAACCGCTCGCGTCGTCCAATAA
- a CDS encoding c-type cytochrome yields the protein MKAAVFLALLGLPATAQDIFARGEAVFKKSCAQGYCHGTGGTQGRAPKLIGRNFETDFVTQVVRDGVPNTGMPAFGKTLGSSELTAVIAYVLRVSGADVSKMPTASAAIAAGASVKPTSAEIRRGRALFFDALKAENRCGSCHALESQGIAIGPNLAAGGSAYTASALRAGKGKDSSVQTATAGADSFPALVVSQTKTYVKLYDLTVPPPVLRTFETGSVRLSSGNKWTHAGATRAYTDAELGAVAMYLGWLAH from the coding sequence ATGAAAGCCGCCGTCTTTCTCGCACTGCTCGGGCTCCCGGCGACCGCGCAGGATATCTTCGCCCGCGGCGAAGCCGTCTTCAAGAAGTCCTGCGCGCAGGGCTATTGTCACGGGACCGGCGGCACACAAGGCCGGGCGCCAAAACTGATCGGCCGCAACTTCGAGACCGATTTCGTGACGCAAGTGGTCCGCGACGGCGTTCCAAATACAGGCATGCCAGCCTTCGGGAAGACACTCGGCAGCTCAGAGCTGACGGCCGTCATCGCGTACGTGCTGCGGGTCTCCGGCGCCGATGTTTCGAAGATGCCCACCGCCTCGGCGGCCATCGCCGCGGGCGCGTCCGTGAAGCCCACGTCGGCGGAAATCCGCCGCGGACGCGCGCTGTTTTTCGACGCTCTCAAAGCCGAGAACCGCTGCGGCTCCTGCCACGCTCTCGAAAGCCAGGGGATCGCGATCGGGCCGAATCTCGCCGCCGGCGGCAGCGCCTACACAGCGTCCGCCCTGCGGGCCGGTAAGGGTAAGGATTCTTCGGTACAGACCGCCACGGCTGGCGCGGACTCCTTCCCTGCCCTCGTGGTCTCACAAACGAAAACCTACGTGAAACTCTACGATCTCACTGTCCCGCCTCCCGTTCTCCGCACCTTTGAGACCGGTTCTGTTCGTCTTTCCTCCGGCAACAAGTGGACGCACGCCGGCGCGACGCGGGCCTACACCGACGCCGAACTCGGAGCGGTGGCCATGTACCTCGGGTGGCTGGCCCACTAG
- a CDS encoding Na+/H+ antiporter translates to MSAAAAVELILVLLIAVSAVALITSRLKIPYTIALVFAGFAIDLFHVPIQEIAGGRQLLTPEIIFLLFLPGLLFESSINIDVRHLKENMWPIVLLAVVGVAAATAITGYAIHTALGLEMMVALLFGALISATDPISVIALFRDLGVKKRLAVIVEGESLFNDGTAAVVFQVILAGIVTGHLSAAEGMRHFVVVAFGGLALGLVLGYAASKITAQVDEPRIEITLTTILAYGSYLLAEHLHVSGVIATVAAGLMVGNYGALFGMSARTRVALWSFWEYAAFVINSMVFLLVGIEVHIAQMLESWWLIGIATMAVLLGRVLVVYLLAPLASRYTEPIPMGWQHVLVWGGLHGSVSIALALSLPQEFEHRALLLTMTFGVVAFSIVVQGLSMKPLLRRLGLIEQGEDDYTFMKARQLELNAARRELNALLESRSISQPVFEELTAELKVAFEAIESQIGVLQAAKPALVDEETRIARVRMIEARRAAVQRAVIGGVIPPQTGEHLLATAARERQGLVSEGEAPA, encoded by the coding sequence ATGTCCGCTGCCGCCGCTGTTGAACTCATTCTCGTACTGCTGATCGCCGTTTCGGCGGTTGCGCTGATCACGAGCCGGTTGAAGATTCCGTACACCATCGCGCTGGTTTTCGCCGGATTCGCGATTGATCTGTTCCACGTTCCGATCCAGGAGATCGCGGGCGGGCGCCAGTTGCTCACGCCGGAAATCATCTTCCTGCTATTCCTTCCGGGGCTGCTGTTCGAATCGAGCATCAACATCGACGTCCGGCATCTGAAAGAGAACATGTGGCCGATCGTGCTGCTGGCGGTGGTGGGCGTGGCGGCGGCGACGGCGATCACCGGGTATGCGATTCACACGGCGCTGGGTCTCGAGATGATGGTGGCGCTGCTCTTCGGAGCGCTGATCAGCGCGACGGATCCGATATCGGTGATCGCGCTCTTTCGGGATCTGGGTGTGAAGAAGCGGCTGGCGGTGATCGTGGAGGGGGAGAGCCTTTTCAACGATGGAACGGCGGCGGTGGTGTTCCAGGTGATTCTGGCCGGGATCGTGACGGGCCATTTGAGCGCGGCCGAGGGCATGCGGCATTTCGTGGTGGTGGCGTTCGGCGGGCTGGCGCTCGGGCTGGTGCTGGGCTACGCGGCGAGCAAAATCACGGCCCAGGTGGACGAACCGCGGATTGAGATTACTCTGACGACGATTCTGGCCTACGGGTCGTACCTGCTGGCCGAGCATCTGCACGTTTCCGGTGTGATCGCGACAGTGGCGGCCGGGCTGATGGTGGGCAACTACGGGGCGCTGTTCGGGATGAGCGCGCGGACGAGGGTGGCGCTGTGGTCGTTTTGGGAATACGCGGCGTTTGTCATCAATTCGATGGTGTTTCTGCTGGTGGGGATCGAGGTGCATATCGCGCAGATGCTCGAATCGTGGTGGCTGATCGGGATCGCGACGATGGCGGTGCTGCTGGGGAGGGTGCTCGTGGTGTACCTGCTCGCTCCGCTGGCCAGCCGCTACACCGAACCGATCCCGATGGGGTGGCAGCACGTGCTGGTCTGGGGCGGGCTGCACGGCAGCGTGTCGATCGCACTGGCGCTGAGCCTGCCGCAGGAGTTCGAGCACCGAGCGTTGCTGCTGACGATGACCTTCGGCGTGGTGGCGTTCTCAATCGTGGTGCAGGGGCTGTCGATGAAGCCGCTGCTGCGGCGGCTGGGGCTCATCGAACAGGGCGAGGACGACTACACGTTCATGAAAGCGCGCCAACTGGAGTTGAACGCGGCGCGCCGCGAGTTGAACGCGCTCCTCGAATCGCGATCCATTTCGCAGCCGGTTTTCGAAGAACTCACCGCGGAACTGAAAGTCGCGTTCGAGGCAATCGAATCGCAGATCGGCGTGCTGCAGGCAGCCAAGCCGGCGCTCGTCGACGAAGAGACGCGCATTGCGCGGGTCCGGATGATCGAGGCGCGACGGGCCGCTGTGCAGCGCGCGGTGATCGGCGGCGTGATCCCGCCGCAAACAGGCGAGCATCTGTTGGCGACAGCGGCGCGCGAACGGCAAGGGTTGGTATCGGAGGGCGAGGCGCCTGCCTGA
- a CDS encoding ABC transporter ATP-binding protein: MSDPAIVVRGLRKSYGDFEAVRGIDFEVSQGEVFGLLGPNGAGKTTTVEILEGLRPRTGGDVHVLGLDPEEQVRKLKDRIGACLQSTNLPDKLKVSEAMDLFASLYSRHVDSDTLLKRLQLWEKRNENYASLSGGQKQRLALALALLNDPQLVFLDEPTTGLDPQVRLEIHKLIEELRAEKRTILLTTHYIEEAERLCDRVAIVDQGSIIAIGTPREIQARTLGHSRIEVATELPAPNGALAADAFCAETVMFSEDRRGITVSSARPAKTVVELVKWIDAEGIGLADIHLKRPTLEDVFIELTGKRLRE, encoded by the coding sequence ATGAGCGACCCGGCTATCGTCGTTCGCGGACTCCGCAAGTCGTATGGGGACTTCGAAGCGGTTCGCGGAATCGATTTCGAGGTCAGCCAGGGGGAGGTATTCGGACTGCTCGGCCCCAATGGCGCAGGCAAGACGACGACCGTTGAGATCCTCGAAGGTCTGCGCCCGCGTACCGGCGGCGACGTCCATGTTCTCGGGCTCGACCCGGAGGAGCAGGTACGAAAGCTGAAGGACCGCATCGGCGCCTGCCTCCAATCCACGAATCTTCCCGACAAGCTCAAAGTCAGCGAAGCGATGGACCTGTTCGCTTCGCTCTATTCGCGCCACGTCGACAGCGACACCCTGCTCAAACGGCTCCAGCTTTGGGAGAAACGCAACGAAAACTACGCGTCGCTCTCGGGCGGCCAGAAGCAGCGGCTCGCCCTAGCGCTGGCGCTGCTCAACGATCCGCAATTGGTGTTCCTGGATGAGCCCACGACGGGGCTCGACCCGCAGGTGCGCCTCGAAATCCACAAGCTCATTGAGGAACTGCGCGCCGAGAAGCGGACCATTCTCCTCACCACGCACTACATTGAGGAAGCCGAGCGCCTGTGCGACCGCGTAGCTATCGTTGACCAGGGTAGCATCATCGCTATCGGGACGCCGCGGGAGATACAGGCACGGACCCTCGGCCACTCGCGCATCGAAGTCGCAACCGAATTGCCCGCGCCCAACGGCGCGCTGGCGGCCGATGCGTTCTGCGCGGAGACGGTGATGTTCAGTGAGGATCGGCGCGGAATCACGGTCTCATCGGCACGGCCTGCCAAGACCGTGGTTGAACTGGTCAAATGGATCGACGCGGAAGGCATCGGCCTCGCCGACATTCACTTGAAGCGGCCGACGCTCGAGGACGTCTTCATCGAACTGACCGGAAAGCGGCTCCGCGAATAA